In a single window of the Actinomycetota bacterium genome:
- a CDS encoding acyltransferase yields MDPSDRRYHPGLDGIRALAVGLVLVFHSGLGWVDGGFLGVSVFFTLSGFLITSLLLAEIGDERHAGRVALGRFWGRRLRRLAPASLACLAAIAMLGPSLGDAATRAELPGDVLAALGYVANWRFVFAEQSYAELFSNPSPVLHFWSLAIEEQYYMLFPLLVAGLAVLGLRRRGIGLVLGLLAAGSTVLAIVLSRPDRVYYGTDTRAAELLIGGLLACTAASWLARAEPDRRSTRAVSYVGMVGLVAVSAAAVLTSGTRGWVTSGGLSLFALASVALVAGAIVPGPTSRLLSLPPLPAIGRISYGLYLYHWPIFLWLTEERTGLYGFARFALALAVTVAVSVVSYHLLERPVRERRLLGRPGPAVLAFGVGALGVVAVVAALPDAPAPAAESPTPVLLTPATAAPTASPIASTTPPSTSPPTTQTTLTAPTTTAPARRPVVLVLGSDGALAGVLGSLGSTTIDVVDRSDPTCPVFEAAAVDDGAARDVACAGFRRLWVDEMAASTPDAVVVGIGAAERVPYRLATDGEWRQVGTDRDSLRLEEMVTAIGLLDAFAAPGFVHDAGPADDIVASAVALALDAHRGLGRLDLTAADPLDQVVDAAVAHRDGTLVTANVPRLLVVGDSTARNVAEGLAGAAEGRLEVVSAGAEGCPLVRTTGVEALPGEQRPTDYCPTHAGWADTIEAFQPDAVLAVAGPAEQWVQHYPDIEGWHAPGSPGWVDWHDRELAAIHEVLATRGLPMLLLDAPALRDVRDRLGDEPEHVAAWNAQIDRWDSAWVSVVEVPYAMWFSDPDSDLGRSERPDGVHASPDVKVRIAGEHLVPRLLAALDAMRVEMIASGCLVAATDGSESLDVEACRARG; encoded by the coding sequence ATGGACCCCTCGGATCGCCGCTACCACCCGGGCCTCGACGGTATCCGCGCGCTCGCGGTCGGCCTCGTGCTCGTGTTCCACAGCGGGCTCGGATGGGTGGACGGCGGTTTCCTCGGCGTATCGGTGTTCTTCACGCTGTCCGGCTTCTTGATCACGTCGTTGTTGCTCGCCGAGATCGGCGACGAACGACACGCCGGGCGGGTGGCGCTCGGGCGCTTCTGGGGAAGGCGCCTGCGCCGGCTCGCGCCGGCCTCGCTCGCCTGCCTCGCGGCGATCGCGATGCTCGGCCCCTCGCTCGGCGACGCGGCGACGCGAGCCGAGCTGCCCGGCGACGTGCTGGCCGCGCTCGGCTACGTCGCCAACTGGCGATTCGTCTTCGCCGAGCAGTCCTATGCCGAGCTGTTCTCCAACCCCAGCCCGGTGCTGCACTTCTGGTCGCTCGCGATCGAGGAGCAGTACTACATGCTGTTCCCGCTGCTCGTCGCCGGCCTCGCGGTGCTCGGTCTGCGCCGGCGCGGCATCGGGCTCGTCCTCGGCTTGCTCGCGGCGGGTTCGACGGTGCTCGCGATCGTGCTGTCCCGCCCCGACCGCGTCTACTACGGCACCGACACACGAGCGGCCGAGCTGCTGATCGGCGGATTGCTCGCCTGCACCGCGGCCTCGTGGCTGGCACGCGCCGAGCCCGATCGGCGATCCACACGGGCGGTCTCCTACGTCGGCATGGTCGGGCTTGTCGCCGTCTCGGCCGCGGCGGTGCTCACGTCGGGCACGCGCGGTTGGGTGACCTCCGGCGGCCTTAGCCTGTTCGCCCTCGCGTCGGTGGCGCTCGTCGCCGGAGCGATCGTCCCCGGCCCCACCAGCCGGCTGCTCTCGCTCCCGCCGCTCCCGGCGATCGGGCGGATCAGCTACGGCCTCTACCTGTACCACTGGCCGATCTTCCTGTGGCTCACCGAGGAGCGGACCGGCCTGTACGGGTTCGCGCGCTTCGCGCTGGCGCTCGCGGTCACCGTCGCCGTGTCCGTCGTCTCCTACCACCTGCTCGAGCGGCCGGTGCGCGAGCGACGCCTGCTCGGGCGCCCTGGGCCGGCGGTGCTCGCGTTCGGAGTCGGCGCGCTCGGCGTCGTCGCGGTGGTCGCCGCCCTACCCGACGCGCCCGCACCTGCTGCCGAGAGCCCGACCCCCGTGCTGTTGACGCCGGCCACCGCTGCGCCGACCGCGTCGCCGATCGCGTCGACGACGCCGCCCTCCACCTCACCACCGACGACGCAGACCACCCTGACGGCACCGACGACCACCGCCCCCGCGCGCCGGCCGGTGGTGCTCGTGCTCGGCAGCGACGGGGCGCTCGCCGGTGTGCTCGGCTCGCTCGGCTCGACGACGATCGACGTCGTCGACCGCTCCGACCCGACCTGTCCGGTCTTCGAAGCCGCCGCTGTCGACGACGGCGCAGCACGGGACGTGGCATGCGCCGGTTTCCGCCGGTTGTGGGTCGACGAGATGGCGGCCAGCACACCCGACGCGGTGGTCGTCGGCATCGGAGCAGCAGAGCGGGTGCCCTACCGCCTGGCGACGGACGGCGAATGGCGCCAGGTGGGCACCGATCGGGACAGCTTGCGCCTGGAGGAGATGGTGACCGCGATCGGGCTGCTCGACGCGTTCGCCGCGCCGGGCTTCGTGCACGATGCCGGCCCGGCCGACGACATCGTCGCGTCGGCGGTCGCCCTTGCGCTCGACGCCCATCGCGGCCTCGGACGCCTCGACCTCACCGCCGCCGATCCACTGGATCAAGTCGTCGACGCCGCGGTCGCCCACCGTGACGGCACCCTCGTCACCGCGAACGTGCCCCGATTGCTCGTCGTCGGCGACTCGACCGCCCGCAACGTCGCCGAGGGGCTCGCCGGCGCGGCGGAGGGCCGGCTCGAGGTGGTCTCCGCCGGCGCGGAGGGATGCCCGCTCGTACGCACCACGGGGGTCGAGGCCCTTCCGGGCGAGCAGCGGCCCACCGACTACTGCCCGACGCATGCCGGCTGGGCCGACACGATCGAGGCGTTCCAGCCCGACGCAGTGCTCGCGGTGGCCGGCCCTGCCGAGCAATGGGTGCAGCACTATCCCGACATCGAGGGTTGGCATGCTCCGGGCAGCCCGGGGTGGGTCGACTGGCACGATCGTGAGCTGGCCGCGATCCACGAGGTGCTGGCCACCCGTGGCCTGCCGATGCTGCTGCTCGACGCGCCGGCCCTGCGCGATGTCCGTGACCGCCTCGGCGACGAGCCCGAGCACGTCGCGGCGTGGAACGCCCAGATCGACCGCTGGGACTCTGCGTGGGTGTCCGTCGTCGAGGTGCCGTACGCGATGTGGTTCAGCGATCCCGACAGCGACCTCGGTCGTTCGGAGCGCCCCGACGGCGTCCACGCTTCGCCCGACGTGAAGGTACGCATCGCCGGCGAGCACCTGGTTCCCCGTCTGCTCGCCGCACTCGACGCGATGCGTGTCGAGATGATCGCGAGCGGGTGCCTCGTCGCTGCGACCGACGGCAGCGAGTCCCTCGACGTCGAGGCCTGCCGCGCCCGGGGGTGA